In Mongoliitalea daihaiensis, one DNA window encodes the following:
- a CDS encoding BamA/TamA family outer membrane protein translates to MNHLTMRLWVLFLLQFIASVTFGGQDSTQVTKKEKSISIVPLPAISANPTAGLILGMAPSFNWVMGNPESTSMSTAIGMALVTTKRQLFTSLRSNVFLRDDSWTLLTDFRFNINNQPSFGLGSTLNFVRDLSPPDLSTTDILGKEMLFFNHFRAYGTAKKRLGNSRFFYGLGFHYDAMSKIDVREQNFEELPGFFQAYNEGLDIPTDAFRQTGFSLNAVYDTRDNVANTYKGKYLFASWRGFSEALGSTSNSGQLWVEYRDYLTLNKERPRNILALWSYVWTVTGGDVPYLFLPAVGWDMFSRSGRGYTQGRFRGEDLFYTELEWRFPLQRKKDRWGGTLFANTTSASSRTQDLGILETFQLGYGLGLRYMVLPKKRINIALDYGWGAGGASGIFLNVNEMF, encoded by the coding sequence ATGAACCATCTTACCATGCGATTATGGGTACTATTCTTGCTGCAATTCATTGCTAGTGTAACTTTTGGAGGTCAAGACAGTACCCAAGTCACCAAAAAAGAAAAGTCTATATCCATCGTTCCGCTGCCTGCTATTTCAGCCAACCCGACAGCTGGATTGATTCTTGGCATGGCTCCTTCCTTCAATTGGGTGATGGGCAACCCTGAAAGCACATCCATGTCCACCGCTATTGGGATGGCTTTGGTAACCACCAAGCGGCAGCTCTTTACTTCCTTGCGCTCCAATGTATTTCTTCGGGATGATTCATGGACATTGCTTACCGATTTCCGCTTCAATATCAATAATCAACCTTCCTTTGGACTAGGCAGTACACTCAATTTTGTTAGAGATTTATCCCCTCCAGACCTCTCCACTACAGATATTTTAGGAAAAGAAATGTTGTTTTTCAATCATTTCAGGGCATATGGCACAGCCAAAAAACGACTGGGGAACAGTAGATTTTTTTATGGCTTGGGCTTTCATTACGATGCTATGAGCAAAATTGATGTTCGAGAACAAAACTTTGAAGAACTGCCCGGTTTTTTTCAAGCCTATAACGAAGGCTTGGACATACCAACAGATGCTTTTCGACAGACAGGTTTCTCTTTGAATGCGGTCTACGATACCCGGGACAATGTGGCCAATACGTACAAAGGTAAATACTTGTTTGCTTCTTGGAGAGGCTTTTCTGAAGCCCTAGGAAGCACTTCTAATTCTGGACAGTTATGGGTCGAATACCGCGACTATTTAACACTAAACAAGGAAAGACCCCGGAATATACTAGCCTTATGGTCTTATGTTTGGACAGTTACTGGAGGAGATGTTCCTTATTTGTTTCTCCCAGCGGTAGGTTGGGATATGTTTTCCCGCTCAGGAAGAGGCTATACGCAGGGGCGTTTTAGAGGAGAAGATTTATTTTATACTGAGCTAGAGTGGCGATTTCCCTTACAACGGAAAAAAGACCGTTGGGGTGGAACCCTATTTGCTAACACCACAAGTGCGAGTTCGCGCACCCAAGACCTTGGAATCTTAGAAACCTTTCAACTGGGATATGGACTGGGCCTGCGCTACATGGTTCTTCCAAAAAAACGAATCAACATTGCCTTGGATTATGGTTGGGGAGCCGGCGGCGCTTCCGGAATTTTCCTGAATGTTAACGAGATGTTTTGA